From Pedobacter indicus, a single genomic window includes:
- the tcmP gene encoding three-Cys-motif partner protein TcmP has protein sequence MPVKDLFKKPFDPGTATKLDILRQYFEEWLPVFVIRKKVIWRTIQVFDFFAGQGKDKEGNDGSPLIFIRTIQSLKHLIEKSEVQIILHLNELNLQNYEILLRNIAIEDKCIEIRTYNRDFKSIFEELHPTMKNTANFLFFDQNGIKEITEHLFKKIIELRQTDFLLFISSSYFRRFASTSEFRKYFNIEKDFIEKSHYFHVHRRVVEHYKSFIPQGKKYYLAPFSIKKAKNIYGLIFGTNHTLGIEKFLNVCWKKDELRGEANYDIDNEKINSSTPFLFDEFNRPQKVDIFERGLTKQILEKKVVSIKELYLYTLNEGFLYKDTNRVLIQLQKKRKIKFGGRLITKNLHKMDIDEHIEID, from the coding sequence TTTGAAGAATGGCTCCCTGTTTTCGTAATTCGAAAAAAAGTTATATGGCGGACAATTCAAGTATTTGATTTCTTTGCGGGACAAGGAAAGGATAAGGAAGGAAATGATGGTAGCCCTTTAATATTTATAAGAACAATTCAATCTTTAAAACATCTCATTGAAAAGTCAGAAGTACAAATCATACTTCATTTGAACGAATTGAATCTTCAAAACTATGAAATATTGTTGAGGAATATCGCAATTGAAGACAAATGCATTGAAATTCGAACATACAATCGTGATTTTAAGTCTATATTTGAAGAGCTCCACCCGACAATGAAAAACACAGCGAATTTTCTTTTCTTTGACCAGAATGGAATAAAGGAAATTACTGAACATTTATTTAAAAAGATTATCGAACTACGACAAACGGATTTTCTGCTATTTATATCTTCTTCGTATTTCAGAAGATTTGCAAGTACTTCTGAATTTAGAAAGTATTTTAATATTGAGAAGGATTTTATAGAGAAATCGCATTATTTCCACGTTCACAGGAGAGTTGTTGAGCACTATAAGTCTTTCATTCCGCAAGGAAAAAAATATTATTTAGCACCATTTTCGATCAAAAAGGCGAAAAATATTTATGGTTTGATATTTGGAACGAATCATACATTAGGTATTGAAAAATTTTTGAATGTATGTTGGAAAAAAGACGAATTACGTGGAGAAGCTAATTATGACATAGACAATGAAAAAATCAACTCTTCTACGCCTTTTTTATTTGATGAGTTTAACAGACCGCAAAAGGTTGACATTTTCGAGAGAGGCTTAACCAAACAGATTTTAGAAAAAAAAGTTGTTAGTATTAAAGAGCTATATTTATATACATTAAACGAAGGGTTCTTGTATAAAGATACTAATAGAGTCTTAATTCAATTGCAAAAAAAACGTAAAATTAAGTTTGGTGGTAGACTGATTACGAAAAATTTGCATAAAATGGATATTGATGAACATATTGAAATTGATTAA
- a CDS encoding TlpA family protein disulfide reductase: protein MTRKYFPFCFYVLVSVLCLGKPLLAYPAGSINGGGTTPAVTATSETDSITPLKIGDKIPDELWEMAYPMVSAGNDEVQHLKLGDYRDKLIILDFWATWCAPCISSLHKLDTLQQEFSDDLLVFPTSYEAQDKVRKFFADKGWSLSTTFDETYLKKFFPHRSIPHQVWIQGGEVLAITGGEGANRKNIKTTLEKEGHKILSKENRGIDRDKPLLIDGNGGGAEDMLYYSVVTGRLKTGTASIAPINNYGVQMYNVRLESLLFAAYEDAIDLKRRIIWNISDSLKNEFFRNGRRLTGEYTHDKAVLEWADSNIYGYEFKSDIPFVKEKVIHRMRDDLLMYFKAKKGIEFELQNKPFKTLVLQKVNPSISIETKQEEKKYDRTEDSYILLNQPVSLLVHTLLTVDKHAMVMDETGYDKIDIVLSTGIRDDLEQANKELLKHGLTLKEDYREMPVLIVRHAEQKPINDDFYESYTEYAACGCNK from the coding sequence ATGACAAGAAAATACTTTCCGTTCTGTTTTTATGTTTTAGTATCAGTTCTCTGTTTGGGTAAGCCTTTGTTGGCTTACCCGGCGGGGAGCATTAACGGGGGAGGAACGACCCCCGCAGTTACTGCTACCTCTGAAACAGACTCTATAACGCCTCTGAAGATAGGCGACAAAATACCCGATGAATTATGGGAAATGGCATACCCCATGGTAAGTGCCGGTAATGATGAAGTGCAGCACCTGAAGCTCGGCGACTACCGAGATAAGCTGATCATTCTGGATTTCTGGGCGACTTGGTGCGCACCGTGTATTTCATCACTGCACAAACTTGATACCCTGCAACAGGAATTTTCCGACGACCTGTTGGTGTTCCCGACCAGCTACGAAGCGCAGGACAAGGTGCGTAAGTTCTTTGCCGACAAAGGTTGGAGTCTGTCGACAACTTTCGATGAAACTTACCTGAAGAAATTCTTTCCTCATCGGAGTATCCCGCACCAAGTCTGGATACAAGGAGGGGAGGTATTAGCTATAACAGGCGGCGAAGGTGCTAACAGAAAGAATATTAAGACGACACTGGAAAAGGAGGGGCACAAAATACTTTCTAAGGAAAATAGGGGGATTGATCGTGACAAGCCATTGTTGATTGACGGGAACGGGGGCGGGGCAGAAGATATGCTTTATTATTCGGTAGTTACAGGAAGGCTGAAAACCGGAACCGCAAGTATAGCACCAATAAACAATTATGGTGTCCAGATGTACAATGTGCGATTGGAAAGCCTGCTTTTTGCAGCGTATGAAGACGCTATTGATTTGAAAAGACGAATTATATGGAATATTTCAGACTCGCTGAAGAACGAATTTTTTCGTAATGGACGAAGATTGACAGGTGAATATACTCATGACAAAGCCGTCCTTGAATGGGCCGATAGCAATATATACGGTTATGAGTTCAAGTCCGATATTCCTTTTGTAAAGGAAAAGGTAATACACAGGATGCGGGATGACCTTCTGATGTATTTCAAGGCCAAGAAAGGCATTGAGTTCGAGTTACAGAACAAACCCTTTAAAACCTTGGTGCTCCAGAAAGTAAACCCCTCTATTTCAATAGAAACAAAACAAGAAGAGAAAAAGTATGACCGCACGGAAGACTCCTATATTCTGCTGAACCAACCTGTCAGTCTGCTGGTGCACACCCTTTTGACTGTTGATAAGCATGCAATGGTTATGGATGAGACCGGCTACGATAAAATAGATATCGTTTTGAGTACCGGAATCAGAGATGATTTGGAGCAGGCCAACAAGGAATTGCTGAAACACGGGTTGACACTCAAAGAAGACTACCGAGAGATGCCTGTCCTGATTGTACGCCACGCCGAACAAAAACCTATTAATGATGATTTTTATGAGAGTTATACTGAGTATGCTGCTTGCGGCTGTAATAAGTAG
- a CDS encoding helix-turn-helix domain-containing protein, whose translation MIEKYEDYYRKVGKRIKTLRTEKGWSQQELANNCDKVDRSKISDMENAKEDFMFSTLLDIEKALGKNIIKIADEK comes from the coding sequence ATGATTGAAAAATATGAAGATTATTACAGGAAAGTTGGCAAAAGGATTAAGACACTCCGAACGGAGAAAGGTTGGTCACAGCAAGAACTTGCCAATAATTGCGATAAGGTGGACAGATCTAAAATAAGTGACATGGAAAATGCCAAAGAAGATTTTATGTTTTCTACACTTCTGGATATCGAAAAGGCATTGGGAAAAAATATTATTAAGATTGCGGACGAAAAGTGA
- a CDS encoding DUF5131 family protein, translating to MRKKSKIEWTEATWNPSTGCNKITAGCKHCYAETMAQRLQAMGAAGYENGFQFTLMPTRLDMPLKIKKPTKFFVNSMSDLFHEEMPFDYLDKVFDVIRMTPRHTYQILTKRETILDEYCKTRALPDNVWLGVTVEFQKAKQRIDTLRHIDAKIRFLSVEPLLEDLGQLDLTNIHWVIVGGESGPKARVMKPEWALKVMHQCNAQNVAFFFKQWGTWGGDGIRRSKKANGRVLAGREWNEEPEYGVI from the coding sequence ATGAGGAAAAAGTCAAAAATAGAGTGGACAGAAGCAACATGGAATCCATCTACAGGTTGTAATAAAATAACAGCTGGTTGTAAGCACTGTTACGCCGAAACGATGGCACAACGTTTACAAGCTATGGGAGCAGCAGGATATGAGAATGGATTTCAGTTTACCTTGATGCCTACACGTTTAGATATGCCGTTGAAAATAAAAAAACCAACCAAGTTCTTTGTTAATTCCATGAGTGATTTATTTCATGAGGAGATGCCATTCGATTATTTAGATAAGGTTTTTGATGTTATTCGTATGACACCGCGACATACTTATCAAATTTTGACAAAACGTGAAACGATTTTAGATGAGTATTGTAAAACTCGCGCTTTGCCTGATAATGTATGGTTAGGCGTTACTGTAGAATTTCAAAAAGCGAAACAACGGATTGATACTCTTCGACACATCGATGCTAAGATTCGCTTTTTGTCTGTTGAGCCACTATTAGAAGACCTTGGTCAATTAGATCTAACCAATATTCACTGGGTTATAGTGGGTGGAGAAAGTGGACCGAAAGCTAGGGTAATGAAGCCAGAGTGGGCTCTGAAAGTAATGCACCAATGCAATGCACAAAATGTTGCATTCTTTTTCAAGCAATGGGGCACATGGGGAGGGGATGGAATACGGCGTAGTAAAAAAGCAAACGGTAGAGTTTTGGCAGGTAGAGAATGGAACGAAGAACCAGAATACGGAGTGATATAG
- a CDS encoding helix-turn-helix domain-containing protein has protein sequence MAQYIDRKHLSIVRERLWEIAQNKGITLEDIQDRTGFSYSQVYRIVRGQNNISISGLIAICIALEIQPFEVFNFEVNIPKHSPLRRERKSKK, from the coding sequence ATGGCTCAGTATATCGACAGAAAGCATCTTTCAATAGTAAGAGAAAGACTTTGGGAAATCGCCCAAAATAAAGGCATAACTCTCGAAGACATACAGGATAGAACTGGATTTAGTTACAGTCAGGTATATCGAATCGTACGAGGTCAAAATAACATTTCCATAAGTGGACTTATTGCTATTTGTATCGCGCTGGAAATTCAGCCATTTGAAGTTTTCAATTTCGAGGTGAACATTCCTAAACATTCACCTTTACGTAGGGAGAGGAAAAGTAAAAAATAA
- a CDS encoding SusC/RagA family TonB-linked outer membrane protein — MRVILSMLLAAVISSTALGQLKITGNIKDSETNQPLSTVSILTEDGAFVADGKDGGFVIELVTLPQKISFTHLGYETTGYFISSDNLDEHILILMTPSRNVLEEIEVSTGYYNLPKERLTGSFTFIDNDLLNRSSEPNIIDRLEGVTSGLQFNRDVQINETSGRADLRIRGVSSIKSETQPLIVLDGFPYEGDISSINPEDVLNITILKDAAAASIWGAMAGNGVIVINTKKGAYNQPTKFTFSTDFRLTEKPDLFYNKAFIPATDMMEVEEFLFDKNHYPVQDWEPLSEYVELLFEKDEGLSDVEFARQKSFLLKQDIRKDADRYLYQNGRGHRYNLAISGGDRAYKYYMSGGYERGQKQVKHNRDNRVSLSINNTVKISNKLEMVASANYIHSNTVDNGITLQNLGTNISPYAYLVNEDGTPAALSKRYKKTYIESAPENGLLDWRYVPLEDIGYQDIRSKGKEFRLSANLNYSIWNNLRASLQYQYHTIGFDQRELYDEHSFYVRDILNSFTQDDGTTPMPKGDILSGLGNQENMHYGRVQLNYDRIIQDNHEISGLAGAEIREYNLTSTPGYTVYGYSDETLIGTYTLNYDQVYRLRPRGSGRLPASPGGLREITDRFLSYYANVSYSYDKRLAASGSVRWDASNLFGVKANQKGVPLWSAGAAWTLSNEDFLQKDWLSLLKVRMTYGYSGNVNKTVSAFPTVRFYNANLTTNLPYALISSAGNPSLQWEQVSTFNMGVDFSLFKGRLSGGFEYFTKRAKNLIGENFMDPTTGIYGVSGLYAIDNRVNYASMITKGFDFNLASININDPFKWQTNLLLSYSKNEILEYMLNTTVSTSNYFSSPIPIEGKSIDAIYAWRWSGLDPENGMVVTPNGDQDYRDYIRDATFDDLLYLGVDVPPYYASLRNTFSYKGVSLSFNVLWKGGHYFRRTSIDYHALYTAGTGHIDLADRWRQAGDEAFTSVPAMPSDADANRDNLYKNSEILVEKGDFIRLQDINLSYSFKGYTKQNKGYQLTVYSYANNLGLLWKANNAGIDPEYSRAAYPRSQSISFGIKLDF; from the coding sequence ATGAGAGTTATACTGAGTATGCTGCTTGCGGCTGTAATAAGTAGTACGGCCCTTGGCCAGTTGAAGATTACAGGAAATATCAAAGATTCAGAAACAAACCAACCCCTTTCAACGGTAAGCATCCTGACGGAAGACGGTGCGTTTGTCGCCGACGGTAAGGACGGTGGTTTTGTTATTGAGTTGGTTACTTTACCACAGAAGATTTCATTTACACACCTTGGCTACGAGACTACTGGATATTTTATAAGTTCGGATAATTTGGACGAACACATTTTGATCCTTATGACACCTTCACGGAATGTGCTGGAAGAAATTGAGGTAAGTACCGGTTATTATAATTTACCTAAGGAGCGATTGACAGGCTCTTTTACGTTCATAGACAACGACCTGTTGAATAGAAGTTCAGAACCCAATATCATTGATCGGCTGGAAGGAGTGACAAGCGGTCTGCAGTTCAATAGAGATGTTCAGATCAACGAAACTTCTGGAAGGGCCGATTTAAGAATCAGGGGGGTCAGTTCAATTAAGTCTGAGACACAACCGCTGATTGTATTGGACGGTTTTCCGTATGAGGGCGATATAAGCAGTATCAATCCGGAGGATGTCCTGAATATTACCATCTTGAAGGATGCGGCGGCAGCATCTATTTGGGGTGCGATGGCCGGGAATGGCGTTATCGTTATCAATACCAAAAAGGGGGCCTACAACCAGCCGACGAAATTTACATTTTCAACCGATTTCAGGTTGACAGAAAAACCTGATCTTTTTTATAACAAAGCATTTATCCCTGCGACAGATATGATGGAAGTAGAGGAGTTTCTTTTTGATAAGAACCACTATCCCGTGCAGGACTGGGAACCCCTTTCTGAATATGTAGAACTGCTGTTCGAAAAAGATGAAGGTTTAAGCGATGTTGAGTTTGCGAGACAGAAATCGTTTTTACTAAAACAAGATATCCGGAAAGATGCAGACAGATACCTTTATCAAAACGGCCGCGGCCACCGCTATAATCTAGCGATATCCGGAGGAGACAGGGCCTACAAATATTATATGTCAGGCGGATATGAAAGGGGGCAAAAACAAGTCAAGCACAACAGGGATAACCGAGTGTCCCTTTCAATCAATAACACGGTAAAGATTTCCAATAAACTAGAAATGGTCGCCTCGGCCAATTATATACATTCTAACACCGTCGATAATGGGATTACCCTTCAAAACCTAGGAACAAATATATCCCCTTATGCTTATTTGGTGAACGAGGACGGTACGCCGGCGGCACTTTCCAAACGATATAAAAAAACATATATCGAAAGCGCACCGGAGAACGGCTTGTTGGATTGGAGGTATGTGCCTTTGGAAGATATAGGTTATCAGGATATACGAAGCAAAGGAAAGGAGTTCAGGTTATCCGCAAACTTGAACTACTCCATATGGAATAACCTACGGGCTAGTTTGCAGTACCAGTATCATACGATCGGTTTTGACCAGAGAGAACTTTATGATGAACACAGTTTTTATGTACGGGATATCCTCAATAGCTTTACGCAAGATGACGGAACAACGCCTATGCCTAAGGGTGATATCCTAAGCGGCTTGGGAAATCAGGAAAACATGCACTACGGAAGGGTCCAACTAAATTACGATCGAATTATACAAGACAATCACGAAATTTCAGGGCTGGCTGGCGCAGAAATTAGGGAATATAACCTTACTTCTACACCTGGATATACTGTTTACGGATACAGTGATGAGACATTGATCGGTACCTACACACTAAACTATGATCAGGTGTACCGTCTACGCCCGCGTGGGTCGGGTAGATTGCCTGCATCTCCAGGTGGTTTAAGAGAAATTACAGACCGCTTTCTTTCGTACTACGCTAATGTTTCATATTCATACGACAAAAGGCTTGCGGCCAGTGGGAGTGTCAGGTGGGATGCGTCAAATTTATTCGGGGTCAAAGCCAATCAAAAAGGTGTTCCCCTCTGGTCGGCAGGAGCGGCGTGGACACTCAGTAATGAAGATTTTCTTCAAAAGGATTGGCTTTCTTTGTTGAAAGTAAGGATGACATACGGCTACAGCGGCAATGTAAACAAAACAGTGAGTGCCTTTCCGACCGTCAGGTTTTACAATGCGAACCTGACAACTAATTTGCCGTATGCCTTGATTTCAAGTGCTGGAAACCCAAGTCTGCAGTGGGAGCAGGTGAGCACATTCAATATGGGTGTTGATTTCAGTCTCTTTAAGGGACGGCTTTCCGGTGGCTTTGAGTATTTTACGAAACGCGCCAAAAACTTGATCGGTGAAAACTTTATGGATCCAACGACCGGTATTTACGGTGTATCTGGCTTATATGCTATTGACAACAGGGTAAACTATGCGAGTATGATCACGAAAGGTTTTGACTTTAATCTCGCTTCCATCAATATTAATGATCCATTCAAATGGCAAACTAATCTGCTGCTGAGCTACTCTAAGAACGAAATTTTAGAATACATGCTCAATACCACAGTTTCTACTTCAAATTATTTCAGCAGCCCCATACCAATAGAGGGCAAATCCATCGATGCAATCTATGCCTGGCGATGGAGCGGCTTGGATCCGGAAAATGGAATGGTAGTTACCCCAAATGGGGATCAGGATTACCGGGATTACATCCGTGATGCGACGTTCGACGACCTGTTATATCTGGGTGTTGATGTACCTCCATATTATGCGTCGCTTAGAAATACGTTTTCGTATAAAGGTGTCTCGCTGAGCTTTAACGTTCTTTGGAAAGGGGGGCATTATTTTCGCCGGACGTCAATTGATTACCATGCTCTTTACACAGCAGGCACCGGTCATATCGATCTTGCCGATCGTTGGAGGCAAGCGGGCGACGAAGCGTTTACTTCGGTACCTGCTATGCCATCCGATGCTGATGCCAACAGGGACAACCTCTATAAAAATTCCGAAATTCTTGTCGAAAAGGGCGATTTTATAAGACTACAGGATATAAACCTTTCGTATTCGTTCAAAGGGTACACAAAACAGAATAAGGGTTATCAACTGACGGTTTATTCATACGCAAACAATCTAGGATTGCTATGGAAAGCCAACAATGCGGGTATCGATCCCGAGTATTCACGAGCCGCATATCCAAGATCACAGAGTATATCGTTCGGCATAAAATTAGATTTTTAA